The genomic region TTTTCGTAAAGGCCTTTGAACGAGCTGTGTCATACCTGGTTAGAGTCGATGGTGTACTTGTGCTGTTTTGCTAGAAGAGCGGCCAGGGACACTGACTGGGCAAACGATATGATGGCAATAATGGGGATGTCTGTGATGTAGCTGCCTGCACCGTGGAAATTAGGAACACTGGGCTGGGGCAATCTGTCCGGATAtagtaatatgtttttttaacgtATTTATACAATCGTTAACAATTATTGAACGagtaaaaatcaaacaaaacctGTTGTGAAACGTAAAGCATCTATGATGCCACAATGAATAACGTGGAATATAGGGAATCGGAATCTGTAAGCGTATGTtgctttatttgtatttgttttttgctCGATTATCAAGACGGCTGAAAGCTGCTTAAAGTCACGCGTTCCTTTAGGACAATTTCGAATAATAATGGAAATGAGACACTAACAAGCCGTAAGACCTGACAATGAAACATTTACGTTTCCTGTTGACAAtacaagtatgttttatttggCTCTCTACCGCACGTACCCTTTAGGGATGTAGCCGACGACCTTGACACCATACGTTTCGTGGAAGTTTCCGTAATAGGACGCCAACGTGCCAGCAATCACCTAGGAATAGTTGTTTACGCGCATGTTATTGTAAGTATGGATGACAATTTCTTAATGGGGGTTAACATTTCACATGTGATTGCTATTTTCTAAATATGGTAATACCATTGTACATTATCAATGATGGTTCTAAAAACAAACTgacataaatatcaattcaaatgataattgttaagggattgtttttgcaatgtttaacaTATGATTTTTAAATTCTAACTATGGCTGAAGCTGCACGTTTTAAAGGTCACTCCATTTTGCTACGAAAGCCCTATCAATATTCCATTTCCTGCCTATCAAATTCGTCGGAGAGGCTTTCAGGATTATGTTTGCATTAATCTCGGATCAGCAATTTCCTTAATCGCTGCATTGCATGCAGACAAAAGGTATGTGTAAATAAACATGATCATTACATCACTTCAGTGGAATAATGATGTTGTATGAGACAGTTAAATATTTGCTCGTTTCAATGATAATGAAAGATAATTGAGGATAATTGTTGGCAAAAGCGTTATTGTGTAATATCGTGAGCaccagaaaccatttttcatgaTGATGTTAACgaggtaaaatatattgcaactttacaataacactttttttattatatgccttaaaGGGGTAGATAATGACAGTTAAGAGTAGTTTTTCAAAAGGCGCGCCAACTTGTATGCGAACGTAAAATCAATAACGTCACTGAAATCTTTGTCCCATACTTTTGTCCGCTGACGTTCGTGCGgtcttaattttcaaaacaatgaaaaatataaaaaataaaaattcactcttgaaacagtgaaatatcatttcaatttcaCTAATAATTGCTACAAATCACCGGAAAACATACAATGAATATTAGTAAATGCTTTCATGTCAAATACGGCATCAAATAATGTAAAATCATTAGATCATTGACGTCAAATATACTGCAAATTACCCAACAAAAATCCCATGCTATGAGGAGTCTGTAATTTAAAGCAAGTTTCAAGTATCGTAATCAAAGCACTGACAACGCACGTAATACAAACGCACACTAGAATATGATCATTTTAAGAAGGACAGACGAGAGAAAGATGAGTGTTTTGTTGTTCCCGTTAATTGATATACAAAACCAACATCATTTTACAAGTTCAGATGATTTGACGTCCTGTATTACGTCAAGTGCGGATGAGTTGACGTCCTGTGTGTCGTCCGTAAGTTCGGTACTTAACACGTTAACGTTGAGACCGCCCAGTGATTGAAACGTATGCATGGTTTACCACTGAACGAATTGTGATACAGATGATCGGATAAGGGACTTATCCATAATTCGGATTAGATTATAATGTTTGCCAAAGATTTCCAAACTgtctttatatacataaaaaggtttatattaataatcatcTCTACAGCCTTGAATGCATACAGGTTTTCTAATATCActataaatacatatatcagTATACAAAAGAAACATAAGAGCATTTCAATTGACAATACACATTTTCTTAGGGAAGGATCTCTCACCATACAATTTATAGGGACAGGTCTTACCATACGTAGTTCTATGTGGGTCTTACTACATACAGTTGTATAGGGACGGGTCGAACAATACACATTATTATAGTGATGGGTATTATAATGCACTAAACATATGGGACAGAGCTTACAACgcatatatcagggactggttTTACAAGACACAGGTCCGTATGGAAGGGTCTTACtacacacagttctataggaACGGGTCTTACAACACACAGTTTGATAGGAACGGGTCTAACTACACACAGATAGTGGCTTGCTATAAGTGAGTCATCAAAATTGTTGTCTGCAAAGGGAGTtgcttatttgtttttggtGGTCAATTTCAAGGATTGTCTTTCTTcatgatattttcttttgtctGCAACAAAATTGTTTGCCAAAAGGAAAGAAATGGCACCTGAACAGATTTCTTTGGCAAATGATGGACTTTCCCAAAGAAATATTGCTGGGATATTGAAAATAAGTCAATCTGGTGTGACCGAATCTCTCAAGAGCTGAAGTGCAAGGTAAAATATAGGAAAATGCACTACGAAGTGGAAGACCTTCGCAGGGGTAAAGAGGATGGACCGTCAGATTTGTGAGAGTGGCCAGTAATAATAGAAGAACTCCCTAAGCGGGATTGGCGGGACTTGTAAATAAAGCCTTGCCTTAACAAATATCATCTAGAATTGTTAAACGTCGATTATGTTTCATGGATTTATACGGAGAAAAGAAAGGAACGCACTTACTATATATACCGAGCTATAGTGCAAggtaaaatatagaaaaatgcaCCACGAAGTGAAAGACCTTCGCAGGGGTAAAGAGGAGTGACCGTCAGATTTGTGAGAGTAGCCAGTAGTAATAGAAGAAAGGAACGCACTAACTATATATACCCTGTAAAAACCGCAAAACGCGTGTTTCTTGGTGTAAGAACAGATTACTTTGGATCCATGTACAAACAGTGGAAAACGGTGATATTTAGCGATGAAACACTTGATAGCAAAAGAGAATCAGTGTGCAGAGAAAAGTAAATGATGTATGGCGTCCAGTTTGCCTAGGTCAGAATGGAGGCAGCTGTGTGTCAGCTATGTTTTACGTGTGTCTGACTTACAAAAGTGTGGGAAGTTTTGAAGGCGGTTCATCGAAATATAGACTCAAAAAGGTATATAAACTGGCTAAACAGTAACCTCTGGCCTGTTATTGCCAAGAACTTTCCCCaagatgattatttttttcaagaggATATTGCCCCAGTACACACATCAATTAGGACtactcatttgaaaaaaaatgagaacaGCATTTCTTGTATGTCTTGGCCTTCTCAGAGCCATGACATcaatattttcgaaaatatgtgGCGTACAATCAAAACCCTACTTGATAAGAAGAAACACACCACATTCAGTTTTATCGGGACGggtcttaccacacacagttctatgGGGACGGGTATCTTGAGCCTGTCCTTGAACCTGGTGTTGATGTGCTCCTTGACCAGGTACAGGATGATGATACAGATGATAGACGTCACCAGGGTCGTTATGTTCGTTTTGTGTATGCTCtcaaagatatacatgtacgtctgaaatataagttttataatGCAAACAATGTCGAGCGTCAAAgcaagtttattttttgtatttcataatCAGTTTGGTAATTATCACGGTTTGGCTTGCCAATTGACATCTGCTGTTTTCCCGGTCTATAGATTTATATGTATGTCTTCAGTGAAATACTGATATGGATAATGGAAGTTCAGATCAATGTTGATAATTAAATCACACGCTAAATAAACATCTCAAAAAAGTAAAGCTTACGTCATGCATATATGTATTGTCCGAGGTCAAGATTATCTATGTACAGGCAAGTCGAACTAATATGGAGTGAaggaatgtatttatttaaacatgcttattcaAACACAGACTAAAAAAAGATCAAAACAATTGAATCGGAAATTTCTTTGTAAGACAACATGTATTTGATTGAAAGTGTAGGCTACACATTGGAGTTaactttttatacatatttgagAACATGCTGCAAGAGTTGTTCACCTTGATAACTTGAAACATTCCGTCTGTGCGGGGAATTTTCAAGCCGAAAATATATTTGACCTGGCTGGTTCCCACGTGAATTGCCGTACCCGTCGTAAAGCCGGCGATCAGGGGATCAGACATGTACGTCGTGACGAATCCCATACGTAACACCCCCATGATGATCTGTAagataataatttgtttgtgtgtgttacTTGATGTTGTTATTTAGCGAGAACAAAAACGTTTATAATCTAACAGAATAAAGCAACGACAAGATTGAATTACAAGAAATTGAACGCTTTATGCGAGATACTGTGGAAGAAAAAAACGGGCGACTGAAATAGCCTTGCCAATCTATTATTTGGGTAGTGGAATTTTTGGAAAGGAAAGGACGAATCAAGATAATGTTTTAGtctaaatgaaagaaaaatgctAAGCAAGAAAAACGTTGATTTAAAAGAAGTAAGTGTTAAAACCAGACGATTAAGAAATAGTATTAGGgctaataattaatattatcatgAGCATGGTGATGTTAAGTCAGTTGTCAAAGTATAAAGCAATGGTTTATAAAAAGACAGTTAATAAGAATGCCAAATTACTATGCAGAAGAAAtgacaaaatggcggcttcAGAATTGAAATACCTGCGTCAATCCGACAAGGAGACTGAGGGACATGGCAATGCCTAGTTTCGTTTCAACGGGTAAGCCCCCGTCTTCTCCCGTCCCTATTCCTTCAGAAGGTGATTCAAAGAGGCCCAGTGATTCGTTGCCAGCAATGGTCAGGTTGCCCATTCCGTTGGCAGTGGCACCGCTGGTCGCGTTGTAGAAACGCGCTACGACGGAGCCTGTAAGCAGGCTTACCACGGCCACAGTACCTAGACATAGATGTACAGTTTAAGTGGAAGCAGTGGATGAAATAGAATACTAAATTGCATTGCCGAAACAAAGCTGAAAGAAAcagaatatttttgttttaaggaaaatgtGAGCAGGTCGAACGACGCCTTACAAAGAATGCTTTTAACACCACATGTTACCAATTGTTGTGTTCTTTTATATGTTTGTCgaaaaactatgaaaaaaatgcaacgGTTTTAATAAGGACATCATACATATGTCATTTCGGCAAAATGTGTTATGAAAAGTCGGATGGAGTTAAAATGGTTCCATAGTAGAAAATAAAACTTTACGAAAGTGCATACAAACTATAAGAATTGTTTGAAGCTGTTGTAAATTTGTTACACAATACTGGGGTGCACTTACCAAAAAAGGTTGTCTTGAAGTGTTTTACCTTTTTACCTTGTTCATTGATCAGTAGCTGATGACAATGTAAACAGACGTGATTTTACTCAATGTTTTGTGTGCATGTGTATTTTTGTGAATACTATTTGCCCAGACAACGTTCTTTGGAGTATGGCAGTATGTATGTGTATCCATTATCAGGAACAACGCTTCAATGTACAGTTGTAAACGTGCACTGTCTGCTATTTCAGGATGTTCGTTTAGCTTTCATAATAAACTACACGCTGAGAATGATGACTTAACTAGCATAAATCTATGTTTgatattgtcagcgtcatgtcTTGTTTGACCAGTCCTGCATCTTCTGTAACTGTCGTATATGTGTATGTGCCTTAAGTATTTTCTAATTTCATCGTCAAATTACTTGTATCATTAACCTTTATAAACTATGGAAATATCTTAATGCTTACCCATGGAGATGTGTTTAGATGTACCGAAGAAAAAGTATATGAGGACGGGAAAGAAGGACATGTACAGCCCCACGACCGGAGGCATCTCGGCTAACATCGCGTAGGCCATGCCTGAAATTAAGATTGACAGTatacagggtgaggaatcacgtgacttaataGGGGTTTTAACAtaggtcaccacgggtcactaccgatgtaaataaacaagtaaATGACGTAAATTTCTAGATAACTTTTTTGTCagaaaatatttggaaatatttcTAAGCCTTTAAAAGACTATGCTGTTTTGTGTTTCTACaggtgtgaaatattttagatttgctatTTCTAAGGAAGctttttttgccaaaattaCATCATTGTATTTGTGTACTTACAAAATTTCGTCAAGATGAAATTTTAGCAAGGATTGCAAAATTCCCCACCGtggtttgaaatatattttacctttgTATTGGTGTTAAAATTACGAATTTAGGTTTACCGCATAAAAAACTGTTCGTTTTTTTCTCAAGTTCAAATACCAATTATACGCACGTATATATGAGAATTAAGTCACTTGgttaataaaatagttttctttgaaGTTGAATTAATGCGTCAAAATCAACCGCGGTCTCAATTATATACGTACGATCATGCTCTGTGGTCGAAAATACGCAAATAGTTCTGACTTCCTCGAATGTGTAAAAATTGGATTaattttaccaaatatttcCCACTTTTTTCCACCTCCACATCCGGAAGAAATACTAAATCGATAACTCAATGCTGTTGAGACTTCCTTCAGCCATTACTGTTTGCATTTTTGAATGGGCAAATGACCATCgaagatttttcttttatttttctgttcatttatttaacGCAAATCGATCCGAAAGACCTAAACACTCATTAAAGCTCAATTTTGCAAGAAACAAAGCGGGTTACCCATGCCCGAGGAACGTCCACTCTATTTCCTATAGATCGCCAATAGTGAGATATAACATTAATATACTAATCAAATGGTGTCCAAGCAAAATTTTCAATTCCAGACACTTTTACACCAAAATTGCAAAgtattaatttgtaaaaaataaacaatagatACAAGGTCGACATTCTTCGATTACAAATTGCCAAATATCATCTTGTAAAAAAggattaacaaataaataaaaggtgACACTCTTCGATTACGTTTTCAAACCGAAGTTACCCAATACACTGTATTGGTGTATCTTAATAACAGTACATGGCTATAACAACGTTATTTAAGCATCGACGAACCTTGAGGTAGTTGCATGATTCCAACTGTAAGTCCGCATATCAAGTCCGCTAGAAGGTCCGTCTTCCACGCGTATTTCTTCATGATGCGCCACACCGGAAAAACACTGAGCGCCATGTTTCGCAGTCGCCGCTTGTTGCACGTACACAGAGTTTTCGCCAGGGACGGTGTTTCCGGCGTCCCCTTCCGGAAAGTCTCCCGGAAATCCGATGTCCGGCGGCACCCGGACATTTTTGTGtccatttttaaaacaatagtcGGCCTTGTTTGTGGCGGGAAAGTGCTACTTCTTCCGCGAAACTCCTCGGATTCGTCAAAACTCGCTTGACTTGGCACAGGCTGGTTCGAAAAGAGTTAAAACATTAATGACATAACTGCGATAAGAATTGCATTGGATAACCGGTTTGAAAGTTATTAAGATAAACATGAATCAGCGAATATACAATAAGTATATCAAGTATTTATGGTTTACATTCATATACAATCAGAAATTCTAATAGTCATTCGATCCGTGCTAGCGACGATATTGTAAAAATAGCCAAAGGTATTAAaaggtttcatttttttgctgaaaaatgttttatttaacataaaattcaaacattgcAACATTGGAAGTTATATTAGTATATACATGGTCATTTTCAACATGAATCAGATTTCTATGATTAAATTTAagttacttaaataaaaaaattgtaatataGCTTCGGTACGTTATTTATTATTGCCCATGCTCAAATATCCCGTACAACTGCGAAAGAAGACCTTGTCCAATCAAATATATAACCGAACCAATTCTTCGTATTTCGTATAATTAATTAGTATGCATATTAATTGTAGACATTGCTCCAAATTAACGATCTTGTAATAGTTACATCAACATCATCGTTctcacaaaaatgcatttatgtcCGTAttagttaagaaaaaaatcaatcttgATTGGCGACAATTTGTGATTGTTGAAATGTCATCATTCAATTTGTTAGCTACCTTGATGAATGTGCAACTACCTTTAGTGATAGATGCACCTTTAACACAATAAGCGCAATAGACAAAATGAATCCCTGCTTATATTATAAAGGAGCTTGAAGATCCGTCATTTACTGAAAAGCATTTGTATGCaagtttatagagatctatgaCGGTTTGAAGCGCCCGCCGTAATTTACTGAAATGCAACGTTTATGTGCagtcaataaaacaaaactaattgaTGTCATAGCTAACGTATTCTTTTTATTTGGACACTAATTTCCGCCGTAATTTACTAAAATGCAACGTTTATGTacagttaataaaacaaaactaattcaAGTCATGGCTCACGTATTCTTTTATTTGGACccttattttaagtattttttttaacttgaactGAATTAATTTCAGCTCTATCCTACGGTCGCATTTTATATAATTcctaatttttaaatataatttttaaaaccatatatatttaagtttgaacATAAAAGATATTAGTTAGATAATAATgtatttctgttcaaaatattaaacgTTTAAACGATTAATCTGTGATACAAAAACTGCCTTTAAACACCTGAGTTTAGTTAATAATTCCAgcactaatttttatttttccattcTACTTCTTTAAATTACATCTCAGCATACTTTATTAGTGGCTAGCAGTCCGACCACAATTGCCCATAAACgcaaagtaaataaataacaatattcatAAACTTTCCGAggtcctatatatatatacgcgGATATTTCTAGCACTCGTTCGCTCGACTGGCTCAACAGTTTAATTATTTCTGTTGTCGTTTTGTGagtaatgaaaatcaaaaatacaaTTGACACTCTAACTAAAGTGCACGTATAATTCTTGATGCAGCTTTTTTATTGATTGATGAGGCATCACGACGAAATTGATATATGGATACAGCTTGCGATAATAAAAtcgaaatataaacaaataataaaacaaataataaaaaaacaaacgagATATAAAAGCTATCGAAGGTGCGTAAACGTTGCATAATTAGACTCTTGGTTTTGTAATGTTAAAAGTTCGAAggtgttaaaaaaatcaatataataatatcaaccgaatggtttcatttcaataaaaggaCTCCTTGTTCCAAAAGCTGTCACCATAAATATCAGTATTTGCCTCCCTTCCATATGTGTGTTGTTACTAACCGGCATGAATGCTTTGTACTTAAAGCAACATTTtgtaatatgtatgtatgtaacagtttattgattgatatgttttgttaaagatcacagtaatgttatttttgtgGTCTTGTTGGATAGCTTTATATACCGTAAAATTAGATCTAAcatcaaaaaatgttttcgttTAACCGATAGCAATCATTCAACTTTATCATATGACCTATTAATAGACTCCTTCCCATTGGTCTAAACTTCGAACGGCTAAATATATCTCGCATTTCATCTGTTCGGGATTTCCCCTGCTAATAATCATggaataaatatagaatatcCTTTACATTCAGTATCGATTTGCTTTAAGTTTGCTTcccagtttgttttataattgtattcGTTCGCGACATTTCTTGTTGACAAAAAATGGCATCGAACGTTCAACCGTTAAtgttcaaacataattttttaaacttaaatttcttttcaaatatacaatattactGTTTATTTGGAGGTTTATGCGGAAATTAATCGTTCTAGTCTGGCGCAGCGCGACgcactattttttataaagacttCCAAATAGATGATAACGAATATAATGGTTGTGATTGTTACTAACCAAGACCCGCCTTGTTGAAGTCTAGTTGTTTTTATCACTGAAATGTGACCGATGGGAAATAACTAATaaaaaactagagctatcactgaaggtgattaataccccagaacgccgcctctcattatgatttatcattgtatgaagttttatgctattccatctagtagatttcaagttactgtcaggacaaaagtttgacaaaaaacacagaaaaaggcaataactctgtaatttgctaaaatagtgtagtgattcatgtacactgaacttcTTCtcatctatcactgtatgaagttttattaaattccatccaatggtttttaaattatgctccggacaagaaaaaggaACAAAGGGCAGTAAGTCTGAAATTAGCTggaatagaattgcagttcctgtacactgcacttcctctcattatgatctatcattgtatgaagtttcattaaattccatccaatagttttcaagttatgctccggacaagaaaaagtaacaaaggatagttactctgtaataagctgaaatagaattgtggttcctgtacactgcactccctctcagtatgatctatcactgtatgaagttttattaaattccttctaatagttttcaagttatgctccggacaagaaaaaagtaacaaagggtagtaactctgtaattggctgaaaaagaattgtggttcctgtacattgcactccctctcattatgatctatcactgtattaagttttataaaattccatccaatagttttcaagtaatgctccggacacggaaaaagtaacaaagggcagtaactctgtaataagctgaaatagagttatggttcttgtgcactgcactttctctcagtgtgctttaccattgtatgaagttttagtaaattccatctagtagtttgcaagttaatgtctggaaaacaaattgacagcaaaaaaaaaacaaataaagggcaataactcagtaattagctaaagtagagttatggttcttgaacactgcactttctctcattgtgctttactattgtatgaagtttcaatgaattccatccagtacttttcaagttatactccggacaaaaaaggaacaaagggcaataactcagtaataagcaagaatagagttatggttattatacactgcacttcctctcattatgctctttcattgtatgaagtttaatccaattccatccagtagcttttaagttatgctccggacaaggtaaattgcaacggaccgaccgacaaaccgacggACCAACCGatcgaccacagggtgactccaatatacccccttcaaacttcgtttgtcgggggtataataagaataaaaagtatttaatttcatttatggTGTATAAGACAAATCGTATTAATGAGggtcattttaaataaaatatgatattacgCGAATTCTTTAAGGCAAAAACTAGGCGCTAAGAATTTTGTCAATTACACATCATTTCCTGTCTGtaacttgaacatttattcttttatgAAATAACCCATGTCCTTCCTACAGCAATGTTACATTGCAAGTGCAAATTTAAAGCGTACGTACTGGTTGAATGGTACTCATGACTCATTTTAAACCACTAGACGAgctattaaaatatgttagaGATTCAACCTATAAATTGGGCAAATAAGACGTTGTTCATTAAACggcaaataatttaaaaaatactgtcaTCCCATTGGTTCAAAAATGGTTTCAAGCATTATGGGTAAAAGTCATACCAAATCGCAGCCGATGTCAATATGACTTCCCGGCCccaatatcaaaaaaaaattaatgtcaaATCTCAGtcacaactcattttaccacaatATAGGCATTGAACCATTCCAACTCTTGTACGATTTCACTTTTTTAATagggttttttttctgaatgaatgtgatgatacttttttcaatattccaTAGAAAAATAATTCGAGAGCAAAACATGTTCTTGACTAATTGCCTAAAAATAGATTGTTactcaataactttttttctgcattatatattataatgagtTGAGACTAAAAGAAATTGttactttaaattgtttttgacatttctgcCCGATCTTATTATTTGAATCACAAGTCAATAAGCATACATTATTATCCGacgaaaaaatatttcaatttttccAGTCAAGAATAGTTTAAAAGCTGAGCATGCATTTGAACAATAATTGCCTAAAATATATATGCGCTTTTAGTCTAATTGGAATTCATAACGCATTTCAATTTAGCtcataaatttacaaattacatAATTTTGGAATGATGGATGCCCAGATAGCAACATATCAGCGtacgaaataaaaatataacaaatggcCATTCAATGACACACTGATCAAAACCGAAAAAACTTTTAACGACATAAGTTAACGTACGTCAGCAAAACCGCATTTAAGTAATTAAAAGCTCGTTTTTAACAACACGGTGACAGTTACAGGACATCGTGAATCTTTACGAGCTACCttataaacaatgcatatcactaaatacaatttgtttatCTGTTAAtaaatgctgttgtttttagcTATTTTTATTGACCTCGTTCCTGCGTTTTGACCTATCGCAATTGAGAGATTGTAGCgaatttattgtctttttattaaAGACATGTCTGCCCAATTGGTTAGACCTCtccaatatttcattttggatGTAAGGGCGGAAAGCTGATGGCTGAATAAAATTTGTACCAGATATTTatacatgatttatatcatatgtCGTGAATGTATTATATCTGCATATGTGCAGAAGTGTTTTTTTCGGGAGGGGATGGGGTCATTTTTTCCGTTGCATttatttgcagatttttatatttaagttcaaaaactgatgttttatgcatttttcttaaaccgttagtaacgatttcagccataaaacattaattttggaacggaaaaatgaaaaaaatgcgatctgatcttttgtcagcagtctattATCACTTTATCACTAGTTCGCAAATATTTAGGcaaaaaatttgctcattccaagacaaaaaaaaataaaaaaaagttgtaaaacggtaaatctgtgagagtgcagctttaagagtaATTTAATCAATTGAATAAACTTTTGCCATATAAAATGCGTTTGCAAGTGTTTCATTCAAATCCAAGAGTTTCGCACTTTTGCCGCCAAATACCGTGGACACAGAGAGGAAGAAATCAGCAACCACAAATACTTAAGGGCgcttttttttgtaataaactagttttgcttttatatctgttttccgatctgtgtatttgttgtaacagttttaaatacaatgaaaaccagttttattgtttgttttactggtttttgaaactatcgaatcccccccccccatacaCACACACGGAGGCGCGGTTTCGTCGGTCGTTCCAGTCGAAAATTAACTCACTTTGAAAAACATGGTGGACACAGTGATCCAACACATATGTTGAAACATGTGATTGACCTGACAACTgcagggctgaaaccatttggGCCATGGGTGCTTGGGGCgcttttggggtcaaaagcacac from Mya arenaria isolate MELC-2E11 chromosome 3, ASM2691426v1 harbors:
- the LOC128229064 gene encoding prestin-like produces the protein MDTKMSGCRRTSDFRETFRKGTPETPSLAKTLCTCNKRRLRNMALSVFPVWRIMKKYAWKTDLLADLICGLTVGIMQLPQGMAYAMLAEMPPVVGLYMSFFPVLIYFFFGTSKHISMGTVAVVSLLTGSVVARFYNATSGATANGMGNLTIAGNESLGLFESPSEGIGTGEDGGLPVETKLGIAMSLSLLVGLTQIIMGVLRMGFVTTYMSDPLIAGFTTGTAIHVGTSQVKYIFGLKIPRTDGMFQVIKTYMYIFESIHKTNITTLVTSIICIIILYLVKEHINTRFKDRLKIPVPIELCVVIAGTLASYYGNFHETYGVKVVGYIPKGLPQPSVPNFHGAGSYITDIPIIAIISFAQSVSLAALLAKQHKYTIDSNQELIAYGAGNVVGSFFSCYPFAASVSRSSVQNSAGGKTQVASLFSAFMVLVVILWLGPLFEALPNCVLSAIIVVALRSLIKQLLELPKVWRTSRYDCWIWLVTFTVTTVLHVDYGLLFGLVFSFFTVVLRTQVAKPTRLEKVAEHNLYKDPKYYIKTSSHNTIKAMGYQYPIYYANGDLFTREVYRLASIKPDALRKQIRRASQLSTISRTSSAVSMSDKVQTSHSDLVIPHIKREDSVISLNGQLPIGDPTHIYPVAFEYPLTHIIIDFTTVAFVDSVGCKVLKALIQDYDTVNVSVWMSGIPDDIWNIFEATEIIPKYEENIYLTLDDAIQAAKETLDRRSSTIGVNGALNKVSIM